The Osmerus eperlanus chromosome 12, fOsmEpe2.1, whole genome shotgun sequence genome has a segment encoding these proteins:
- the LOC134030913 gene encoding myoferlin-like isoform X2, whose product MLRVVVESAKGLPKKKIGSPDPVASVVFKDEKKKTKSISNELNPVWNEVLEFDLKGSALDSSSYIDVIVKDFETIGKDNRNFPNDLEKDRQIPREHSSGTTFRLLGSTKISLRDLATGQVKSLPSKNLPLINEKGQDIGATIDLVIGYDPPASAVPNPNNPQDGTTAGDAGGGDEEENVDLADGGQTGSSGGGSSPGLPGNTAQAMVRRARNRSRPLSNKPQDFQIRVRIIEGRQLPGNNIQPVIKVNVCGQTHRTRIKRGNNPYFDEIFFYNINMLPSELFDQQISIRVYDSFSLRADSLMGEFKLDVGYVYDEPAHSVMRKWLLLSDPDDSSSGAKGYLKVSLFIVGTGDEPPAEKRESNDDQDDIESNLLLPAGVTLRWITMALKVFRAEDIPQMDDAFVQSVKEIFGRDSDKKNLVDPFLEARFAGKKLCTQVIEKNANPEWNQLLNLQVKFPSMCECIKLTVFDWDRLTRNDAIGTTYLNLAKIASSGGEIEDEHAGYGANNEYKGKTGESEVGFLPAFGPSYVNLYGSPREFSGLPDPYEDLNFGKGEGVAYRGRVLVELTTKLEGKADKTVDSISSDDILVVQKYQRRRKFCLCAVFHSASMLQEPGEPIQFEVSIGNYGNKLDTTCKPLASTTQYSCAVFDGNHYYYLPWADTKPVVVVTSFWEDISHRLDAVNIILHIADRLQSNISAMKTAILAKMADTQLAEIWLKLVSQLIDDLESFHVPELEGKPNLTALDLQIKKLRGSAMATILDGARSMREEAMEIRDTLGDIEAWLEKLRQLADEPQNSMPDVIVWMLRGEKRVAYSRIPAHQLLYSTHSQEACGQYCGRTQTILMKYPMDKNKGLKVPVQVRVNMWLGLSAHEKKFNAYSEGTFSVFAELYENQAEMFGKWGTTALVGRYKFSDVTGKLKLKQEFFMPPPGWEWEGDWFIDPEKGLLTEADAGHTEFLDEVYQNETRFPGGEWKPAAEPYTDVNGEKTQSPGEMECPAGWTLQDEWTVDDNRAVDEKGWEYGVTIPPADKPKSWVPAEKVYHVHRRRRLVRPRSRTAGPTGGSPTERRIQGDPEGWEFSSLIGWKFHRKQRSSDTFRRRRWRRKMAPANTLGAAAIFKLEGALGIDTDEKGQKTDATKLFGANTPTVSCSFDRSYRYHLRVYVYQAKNLVAMDKDSFSDPYAHVSFLHVSQSTEKLSATLNPTWDQTLLFHDVEIHGDPDTIAQNPPKVVLELYDNDQVGKDELLGRAVCAPLVKLNAGMDQVPKLLWQPVMQRDQPAGDVLVAAELILKDKGNETELPLVPPRRGENLYMVPQGIRPVVQLTAIEILAWGLRNMKTYQLATVCSPSLVVECGGERVESVVIKNIKKSPNFPGSVLIIKALLPKDEMYTPPIVLKVIDHRPFGRKPVVGQCTISNLSDFRCDPYVARAEVAMSSKMALMMAAPPRDVSIHMGDRGPLLEDQHAEKEKELVDWWSKLYASIGEQEKCGPYLEKGYDTLKVYDCELEQVPEFQGLTDFCSTFKLHRGKNEDGVDDPTVVGEFKGSFKLYPLSDDPGIAPPPRQFRELPDSGPQECMVRIYIIRGIDLQPKDNNGMCDPYIKIALGKKSVDDRDNYLPNNTNPVFGKMFELSCFLPQDKDLKISVYDYDLLSRDEKVGETVIDLENRFLSRFGSYCGLPQTYCLTGINQWRDQMKPSQILQNLARLRGIPPPRTEDNGNTLKFHGQEYRLEEFEANKKIHQHLGPPNERICLHVLRKQTLVPEHVESRTLYSSFQPTLSQGKLQMWVDVFPKSLGPPGPPFDILPRKAKKYFLRAIIWNTTEVILDETSITGENMSDIYVKGWMPGMEEDKQKTDVHYRSLDGDGNFNWRFVFEFEYLPAEQLCLVSKKEHFWSLDKTEFRTPPKLIVQIWDNDKFSLDDYLGTVELDLRNLVPPAKMPAKCSLEMMEGKQGVQPKSDLSASLFAQHSVRGWWPCFIEQDGKKVLGGKVEMTLEIISEKDVDEKPAGKGRDEPNMNPKLDFPKRPDTSFFWFTNPCKTMKFIVWRRFKWIFIGLIILIIVLLFLAILLYSLPNYISMKIVKPFK is encoded by the exons ATGTTGCGTGTTGTGGTAGAATCCGCCAAAGGTTTACCAAAAAAGAAGATTGGGAGTCCTGATCCTGTCGCATCTGTTGTTTTTAAAG atgaaaaaaagaaaacaaaatcaaTAAGCAATGAATTAAACCCAGTCTGGAATGAG GTGCTTGAGTTTGACTTGAAAGGTTCCGCGCTTGACTCGTCATCCTACATCGATGTGATTGTGAAAGACTTCGAGACTATTGGGAAAGACAA CAGGAATTTCCCAAATGACCTAGAAAAAGATAGACAAATACCTAGAGAACATTCTTCTGGAACTACTTTCAG GCTACTGGGGTCTACGAAAATCTCTCTGAGAGACCTAGCCACTGGCCAGGTCAAGTCCCTCCCATCCAAAAATCTTCCCCTCATCAATGAAAAGGGGCAGGACATTGGA GCTACAATCGACCTTGTGATTGGCTACGATCCGCCAGCCAGTGCTGTTCCCAATCCTAACAACCCACAGGATGGGACCACAGCAGGGGATGCTG GgggtggagatgaggaggagaatgtGGACCTGGCTGATGGGGGCCAGACTGGCTCCTCAGGCGGGGGTTCCTCCCCAGGCCTACCAGGCAACACCGCCCAGGCCATGGTCAGGAGGGCCAGGAACCGTAGCAGACCGCTATCCAACAAACCCCAGGACTTCCAG ATCCGAGTCAGGATCATAGAAGGCCGCCAGTTACCAGGAAACAACATCCAGCCTGTGATCAAGGTCAACGTGTGTGGACAGACCCACCGGACACGGATCAAGAGGGGCAACAACCCATACTTTGATGAG ATATTCTTCTACAACATCAACATGTTGCCGTCAGAGCTTTTCGACCAGCAAATCAGCATCCGG GTCTACGACTCTTTTTCTCTGAGAGCTGACAGTCTGATGGGAGAGTTCAAG CTGGATGTGGGCTATGTCTATGATGAGCCAG CCCACTCTGTCATGAGGAAATGGCTTCTGCTCAGCGACCCAGATGACTCTAGTTCTGGGGCGAAGGGTTATCTGAAAGTCAGCCTGTTCATTGTGGGGACAGGTGATGAGCCTCCG gcaGAGAAGAGGGAGTCCAACGATGACCAGGATGACATAGAAAGTaacctgctcctccctgcaggGGTCACCTTGCGGTGGATCACCATGGCTCTGAAGGTGTTCAGAGCTGAGGACATCCCCCAGA TGGACGATGCATTTGTCCAGTCAGTGAAAGAGATCTTTGGAAGAGACTCCGACAAGAAGAACCTGGTCGATCCATTCCTTGAGGCCCGCTTTGCTGGTAAAAAG CTGTGCACACAGGTCATTGAGAAGAATGCCAACCCTGAGTGGAACCAGTTACTGAATCTTCAAGTCAAG TTCCCGTCCATGTGCGAGTGCATCAAACTAACTGTCTTCGACTG GGATCGTCTTACCAGGAATGATGCTATTGGCACGACTTACCTGAACCTGGCTAAGATTGCCTCCTCTGGAGGAGAAATAGAAG ATGAACATGCAGGATATGGGGCCAATAACGAATATAAAG GAAAGACGGGGGAGTCTGAGGTGGGCTTCCTGCCTGCATTCGGCCCCTCCTACGTCAACTTGTATGGGAGCCCCCGAGAGTTCAGCGGTCTCCCTGACCCTTATGAGGACCTCAACTTCGGCAAG GGAGAAGGAGTGGCCTATCGGGGAAGGGTCCTGGTTGAACTCACTACTAAACTAGAAGGCAAGGCAGACAAGACTGTGGACAGCATCTCCAGTGATGACATACTGGTGGTCCAG aaGTACCAGCGGAGAAGGAAgttctgtctgtgtgctgtgttccaCAGCGCCAGCATGCTGCAGGAACCGGGAGAGCCAATCCAGTTTGAGGTCAGTATCGGTAACTACGGCAACAAACTGGACACCACCTGCAAACCCTTGGCCTCTACGACCCAGTACAGCTGTGCTGTGTTTGATG GTAACCACTACTACTACCTTCCATGGGCGGACACTAAGCCTGTGGTGGTGGTGACGTCCTTCTGGGAGGACATCAGCCATCGTCTGGACGCTGTCAACATCATCCTGCACATCGCTGACCGCCTG CAATCCAACATCAGTGCAATGAAAACTGCCATTTTGGCTAAGATGGCCGACACTCAACTGGCAGAGATCTGGTTGAAGCTAGTCAGCCAGCTCATTGATGATCTGGAGAG TTTTCATGTGCCAGAGCTGGAGGGTAAACCCAACCTGACAGCCTTGGACCTCCAGATCAAGAAGCTGAGAGGCAGTGCCATGGCAACCATATTGGACGGGGCAAGGTCTATGAGAGAGGAAGCTATGGAGATCAGAGACACCCTGGGAGACATTGAGGCCTGGCTGGAGAAACTCCGGCAGCTGGCTGACGAG CCTCAGAACAGCATGCCAGACGTGATTGTGTGGatgctgagaggagagaagagagtggcCTACAGCCGTATCCCTGCTCACCAGCTGCTCTactccacacacagccaggaggCCTGCGGACAGTACTGCGGACGCACACAGACCATCTTGATGAAG TATCCCATGGATAAGAACAAGGGTCTGAAGGTTCCAGTCCAGGTTCGGGTCAACATGTGGCTGGGCCTGTCTGCTCACGAGAAGAAGTTCAATGCTTACTCAGAAGGCACCTTCAGTGTATTCGCTGAACTG TATGAGAACCAGGCGGAGATGTTTGGGAAGTGGGGCACCACGGCTCTGGTGGGACGCTACAAGTTCTCTGATGTGACGGGCAAGCTGAAGCTGAAGCAGGAGTTCTTCATGCCGCCCCCAGgctgggagtgggagggggactGGTTCATAGACCCAGAGAAGGG TCTGTTGACAGAGGCGGATGCTGGACACACAGAGTTCCTGGACGAGGTCTATCAAAACGAGACCCGCTTCCCTGGAGGAGAGTGGAAGCCTGCTGCAGAGCCCTACACTGATGTG AATGGGGAGAAGACCCAGAGTCCAGGGGAGATGGAGTGCCCTGCAGGCTGGACCTTGCAAGATGAGTGGACTGTAGACGACAACAGAGCCGTAGATGAGAAAG GTTGGGAGTATGGTGTGACCATCCCTCCGGCTGACAAGCCCAAGTCCTGGGTTCCTGCTGAGAAGGTCTACCATGTCCACCGCAGGAGGAGGCTGGTCAGGCCCAGGAGCAGGACGGCCGGCCCCACCGGGGGATCGCCCACGGAG AGACGGATCCAAGGAGACCCAGAGGGCTGGGAGTTCTCATCCCTGATTGGCTGGAAGTTCCACAGGAAGCAGCGCTCATCGGACACATTCCGTCGCCGGCgttggaggaggaagatggcaCCTGCCAACACCCTGGGAGCCGCGGCCATCTTTAAACTGGAGGGGGCACTG GGGATTGACACAGATGAGAAAGGCCAGAAGACTGATGCTACCAAGCTGTTTGGAGCCAACACACCCACAGTGTCCTGCTCCTTTGACA GGTCCTACCGCTATCACTTGAGGGTCTATGTGTACCAGGCCAAGAACCTAGTGGCTATGGACAAAGACAGCTTCTCTG ACCCGTATGCCCACGTGTCCTTCCTGCATGTCAGTCAGTCCACGGAGAAGCTGTCAGCCACGCTGAACCCCACCTGGGACCAGACCCTCCTATTCCACGACGTGGAGATCCACGGCGACCCCGACACCATCGCCCAGAACCCCCCCAAGGTGGTCCTCGAGCTGTACGACAACGACCAAGTG GGTAAGGATGAACTGCtgggcagggctgtgtgtgcccCGCTGGTGAAGTTGAATGCGGGCATGGATCAGGTGCCCAAGCTGCTGTGGCAGCCAGTCATGCAGAGAGACCAGCCAGCAGGGGATGTACTGGTGGCAGCTGAACTCATACTGAAGGACAAG GGGAATGAGACAGAGCTGCCCCTGGTTCCtcccaggagaggggagaacctCTACATGGTTCCTCAGGGCATCCGGCCGGTGGTGCAGCTCACCGCTATCGAG ATCCTGGCGTGGGGTCTGCGTAACATGAAGACGTACCAGCTGGCCACGGTGTGCTCTCCCAGCCTGGTGGTGGAGTGTGGGGGCGAGAGGGTGGAGTCTGTCGTCATCAAGAACATCAAGAAGAGCCCCAACTTCCCTGGATCTGTCCTTATCATCAAAGCG CTCCTTCCTAAAGATGAGATGTACACTCCTCCCATCGTGCTGAAGGTGATAGACCACCGTCCTTTCGGCAGGAAGCCGGTGGTGGGACAGTGTACCATCAGCAACCTGTCAGACTTCCGCTGTGACCCCTATGTCGCCAGGGCTGAGGTCGCCATGTCCTCCAAAA tggcTCTGATGATGGCTGCCCCACCTAGAGACGTCTCCATTCACATGGGTGACAGGGGACCCCTGCTGGAGGATCAG CATGCTGAGAAG GAGAAAGAGCTGGTTGACTGGTGGAGCAAATTATACGCTTCCAtaggagagcaagagaaatgTGGTCCCTACCTGGAGAAAGGCTACGACACCTTGAAG GTGTATGACTGTGAGCTGGAGCAGGTCCCAGAGTTCCAAGGGCTGACAGACTTCTGCAGCACCTTCAAGCTGCACAGAGGCAAGAACGAGGATGGAGTGGACGACCCCACCGTGGTCGGAGAGTTCAAG ggttCGTTTAAGTTGTACCCACTGTCAGACGACCCTGGCatagctcctccccctcgccagTTCCGTGAGCTGCCAGACAGCGGGCCGCAGGAGTGCATGGTCAGGATCTACATCATCAGGGGCATCGACCTGCAGCCTAAAGACAACAACGGCatg TGTGATCCGTACATCAAGATCGCATTAGGAAAGAAGAGCGTTGATGACAGAGATAACTACCTGCCCAACAACACCAACCCTGTGTTTGGAAA GATGTTCGAGCTGAGCTGCTTCCTGCCTCAAGACAAGGACCTGAAGATCTCTGTGTACGACTACGATCTGCTGAGTCGTGATGAGAAGGTCGGCGAGACGGTGATCGACCTGGAGAATCGATTCCTTTCTCGTTTCGGTTCCTACTGTGGCCTGCCACAGACCTACTGCCT GACAGGGATCAACCAATGGCGTGACCAGATGAAGCCATCTCAAATCCTCCAGAACCTGGCTCGTCTCAGGGGAATCCCCCCTCCCAGGACGGAGGACAATGGAAACACTCTAAAGTTCCACGGCCAAGAGTACCGCCTGGAAGAGTTTG AGGCTAACAAGAAGATCCACCAGCACCTGGGCCCACCTAATGAGAGGATCTGTCTGCACGTACTCAGGAAACAGACTCTGGTACCAGAGCATGTGGAGAGCAGAACACTGTACAGCAGCTTCCAGCCTACTCTCTCTCAG GGAAAACTCCAAATGTGGGTGGACGTTTTCCCCAAAAGCCTGGGTCCTCCTGGGCCTCCTTTCGACATACTTCCTCGCAAGGCGAAAAA ATATTTCCTTCGAGCCATTATCTGGAACACAACAGAAGTGATCTTGGATGAGACCAGCATCACTGGCGAGAACATGAGTGACATCTATGTTAAAGG CTGGATGCCAGGCATGGAGGAGGACAAGCAGAAGACAGACGTTCACTACAGGTCTCTGGATGGAGACGGGAACTTTAACTGGAGGTTTGTTTTTGAGTTCGAGTACCTGCCTGCTGAGCAGCTGTGTCTGGTCTCCAAGAAG GAGCACTTCTGGAGTCTTGACAAAACTGAGTTCCGTACCCCCCCGAAGTTGATTGTTCAAATATGGGACAACGATAAGTTCTCATTAGACGATTACCTAG GCACGGTGGAGCTGGACCTGCGGAACCTGGTTCCACCCGCCAAGATGCCAGCAAAGTGCTCTCTGGAAATGATGGAGGGGAAACAAGGGGTGCAGCCCAAGTCTGATCTGTCTGCCTCACTGTTTGCCCAGCACTCTGTCAGGGGCTGGTGGCCCTGCTTCATAGAGCAGGATGGCAAGAAGGTCCTAGGA gggaaggTAGAGATGACTCTTGAGATCATCAGTGAGAAGGATGTGGATGAGAAACCTGCTGGAAAGGGGAGAGATGAACCCAACATGAACCCCAAGCTGGACTTTCCCAA GCGACCAGACACTTCGTTCTTCTGGTTCACCAACCCCTGCAAGACCATGAAGTTCATTGTGTGGCGCAGGTTCAAGTGGATCTTCATTGGTCTGATCATACTGATCATAGTGCTGCTCTTCCTTGCTATCTTGCTCTACTCACTGCCG AACTACATATCAATGAAGATTGTGAAGCCATTCAAGTGA